The genomic segment AGATAATAGCAATCTTGCGAAGCCGTATTTAATGAGGAAAGTTTATTCGTTTGGACGTAGGTGTGGTGATCTCATGCGTCACGGTTTTATATTTCCACTTGACTCTTTGAGGTTTTTCACTAGCATAGTATTTAATGGGCTGCAAAGTGTAGTTAGAGGGGAGTAAATTACTATATGCTTATTGATGAACAGCTTTTTGACATTCTGACAAGACAAGCGAGGGCGAATCCCCGTCTGAGGCAAACGATGGAATTACGTAATTCTTCAGAGAATTTGTCAATGTGGATGTTTAATGTGCTCTTCACTATCCTTTAGAAGTGTTTTGGTTTCCTTTATGGAAAATACGGCTTTACAGTTGGGGAAAGCGAAAAGACAATTTATGAATATGATTATGAGAGTATTGGGTGTTGTGATGATTCTACTGACTGCCCATAATGTGATTGCAGCAAACTGGTTGTTCAAGAACGGGAAGAGCGATTATAAAATAGTAGTTACATCTGAAGCCTCTGTATCAGAACAGACAGCAGCAAAAGAATTGCAGGATTATCTTTATCAAATCAGCGGAACGCGTCTCCCTATCACATCGGATGTAAATAATCTCAGTAATAGCATATTCGTAGGTTATTCATCCAAGGTGGCGGAATTGACAGGAAAGCCCAAACCTGCAGATGATGATGAGGGTTTTTATTATCAAAGTGTTGGAGGGAATCTTCTTATTTGGGGAGGAAGTCAACGTGGTACTATGTATGGCGTGTTTACTTTTTTAGAGAAAGAACTTGGGGTACATTGGCTTGCACCAGACTGTACGATAGTACCACAGCGGAAACGATGGAAACTACCGCTGTTAAACCACCACGAGAGTCCTGCAATCCCTTATCGATATAATTTCTATTACGTTACTCAAAATAAACCTGCGTGGAGTGCTCATAACAAGGAGAATATGCGCGGCCCTGCCACTAATGAGTATGGTAATCAAGAGGGCTATTGGAGTCACCACACCATGGGGCGGCTGATTCCTGTGCATGAGTTCTATCAAAGCAATCCAGAATATTTTAGCCTACGGGAAGGTAAGCGCTTGTCACAAAATGAACAATTATGTCTTTCCAACCCCGATGTTTTGGAATTGTGCAAACAACGACTCCGAAAGGTGATGCATGACAATTCAGGATACCGAATCTATAGTCTTTCCCAGAATGATAACCTCAATTTTTGTCAGTGCAAACAGTGTACAGCCATTGAGGATAAATATGGAGGGCATTCTGGTCTTATCGTATGGTTTGTCAACCAAGTTGCAGACGCAGTACGCGAAGAATTTCCAGATAAGTATGTAGGTACTTTCGCATACCATTATTCACGCAAGCCACCTGTGAATATTGTACCGCGTGAGAATGTAGTTATCCGATTGTGTAGTGCTGAATGCTGTTTTGCCCATCCTCTTTTGTCTGGTTGTCCACAGAATGAAGGGTATGAAAGTGACCTACGCGGGTGGGCTGCTATTGCACCACATCTTTTCATCTGGGACTATATAGTGGATTTTGCTCAGTATGTGGCACCTTGGCCTAATTTCCATGTTCTTGCCCCCAATATACGTGCATATCGTGATAACAAAGCAATAGGTGTTTTTGAGGAGGCACAATATCAGTCTTTAGGTGCTGAGTTTGAGGAGATGAAATCGTGGACGGTTACCCAGCTGTTATGGAATCCGGATCAGGACACAGACTCGCTAGTAAGTATCTTTATTAACGGTTATTACGGAAAAGCCGCCCATCGGGTTATGGAGTACTATAATCTATGCCAGTCGTTAGTAGAGCCAGATGTGCACTTTGGTTTTTATATCCGAGAAAATCATGCGATATACACAGATGAGTTTCTTCATCAGTCTTTCGCACTTTTAGATGATGCGAGGCGATTGGCCGATAGCAAGGATGTAAGTGAAAGAGTAGAGCGCGTCCGTATGCAACCTTTATTTCTTCAATGTATGCGACATAGAGACAAATCTCTTCAGGATGGAACATGGGATGAACTTATAATGTTGATGCGCAAATATAACACAAGACCAAGAGAAAAGCAGACCCTGGATGATTTTGTATCTCATAAGTAGAATTAAGATCGTAGTAAAAAATTAGTGAAATAGTTCAAATATGATTAATATAAAATGATATTTGATGAGTTGACCAGAAAGGCTAAGGTATATCAGTGGCTAAGGCAAGGTGTGAATCTACAGAATAATCCTGAGGTTATAAGTCAAAGCATGTTGAATGTATTGGAATCCGAAACAATTATGTCGATTAAGTATCTAATATAAGTAAGCTGGGCATTTTAAGTATAGCTGGTAAGGTGAGAAAAGAGTTTAAAACTTATATTTTATCGCTTATCAATGATATACCCCATGGGTTTTATGAGGGGGCGTTGTCGATATTATGTGTTGGGTTAGTTGTCTTTTTGGTATGGAAAGGTAAACAAGCTGGGCAATATATTGCGAGGCTAATTCTCATAGAATTTACTGTTTTGATTTATTATTCTACTATAATATGTCGAGCAACAAAAGTTTCAAGAGAGTATAATTTTACCCTCTTTTGGAGTTATGAGAAGCCGGAGCTATTTGTTGAGAACATCATGAATGTAGTGGTGTTTGTGCCAATAGGGTTATTATTAGGTGCAGGCATTAAAGATCTGAAATGGTGGTATGCACTACTAATAGGTTTCTGCCTGTCTAGTTTAATAGAAATCCTTCAGTTTGTGTTTAAGAAGGGGTTTGCGGAATTTGATGATGTGATGCATAATACCATTGGATGTATCGTGGGATACATTCTGGTTAAGGGTTCAAGGTTAATGGTTAAAACAAGTAAATAATATAAATATGGCTGAAAGAAAGAGAATTTATCTGTGCCTGGCTCATATGAGCGAGGACGGAATGGAACAAAAGTACGTGAAAGAAGCATTCGATACGAACTGGGTAGTACCTCTTGGCCCGAATGTGAATGGGTTTGAAAAAGACCTGGAACAGTTCATAGTTCATAGTTCAGAGTTCACAGTTAGACCTGCGCTTGAAAACAAGCGTGTGGTGGCGTTGTCGGCAGGTACTGCTGCGGTGCATCTGGGATTGTTGAACTGCGGTGTGAAGCCGGGTGATGAAGTGATCGTGCAGTCGTTTACGTTTTGTGCTTCGACGCATCCTGTGACTTATCTTGGAGCTACACCGGTGCTCGTGGATTCAGAGCCTGATACATGGAACATCGACCCGGAACTGCTGGAAGAGGCCATCAAAGACCGTATTGCCAAGACGGGCAAGAAACCTGCTGCTATTGTGCCAGTAGCTCTGTATGGTATGCCGTATAAGGCTGACCGCATCATGGAGATTGCCAACAAGTACGGGATTCCTGTAGTGGAGGATGCTGCTGAAGGCTTTGGCTCAAAGTACAAAGGGCAGGTGCTTGGTACATTCGGTAAATATGGTGTACTGTCGTTCAATGGTAACAAGATGATTACGACCTCTGGTGGTGGTGCGCTGATTACGGCGAATGATGATGAGTGGCGTGAGATTATGATGTATGCTACGCAGTATCGTGAGAGCTATCCGTACTATCAGCACGAGAAGATAGGTTATAACTATCGTATGAGTAACATCTGTGCTGGTATCGGTAGGGGACAGATGACGGTGGTGAATGACCACCTTGCTCACCATAAGCACGTGCAGAAGATGTACGAGGAGTTGTTGTCTGATGTGCCAGGAGTACATGTTCACTCTCAGCCTAACAACGGTGATTATGACTCAAATTACTGGCTGTGCACTATCACTATAGATGAGGATGTGAAGGTAAAGGGACAGGAGGATGCTTATAAGACTATCGTGACTGGTGCAGTAGGAGGTGCTGCCGGTGTCATCCATGCAGCAGAGTCTGCTCACACCGACTGTGAACCCAATGCTAACGTAGAAGCTATGCGCGTAGCACTCGACAAGGCGCAGATTGAAGCACGTCCAGTATGGAAGCCAATGCACAAGCAGCCTTGCTATAAGGATGTTCCCGCATACGTTAATGGCGTATCTGAAGCATTGTTCAAGGTTGGTATGTGTCTCCCTGCAGGTCCATACGTCAGTGATGATGATGTGAAATACATTGTTGAGACAATAAAGGAAAACATCATCGGATGAAGATTATCCTGAGTGTAATCTGGCAATTTTGTAGCTACTTGTTCGTACCTCAGTGGGGAAAACATAAGCAATAATCTACAATGGAAAAGTATCAATTTCATATTTTCAGCCCTTATAGGGTTTGCCCACTGGGGGCACATGTGGATCATCAGCATGGATTGGTGACAGGGTTTGCGATTGACAAGGGAGTTGACCTTTGGTTCAATGTGCGGAAGGATAGTACCGTCAAACTGACATCGAGGACGTTTGAGGGTGATGTTGAATTTGAAATCGACAAGCCTTCACAAGTGAAAGAACACCATTGGGGAGATTATGCCCGTGGTGCTAAGTATGCTCTTCGCAAAAGGTTTGAACTGAAGTATGGTATCGAGGGAGTCATTCAAGGTAGTCTGCCTGTTGGTGGATTATCATCCAGTGCAGCCGTGCTAATTGCATACGTGATGGCTTTTGCTAAAGCAAACGATATGATTCTACAGCCGTTTGAGGTTGTAAAAATCGCTTCAGAGGCTGAACGGGAGTACATCGGTCTGAATAATGGTTTGCTGGACCAGGCGTGTATTGCCCTTGGCAAGAAGGATGGCCTGTTGTTCCTCGACTGTGACAGCAACGACTGGCGTATCATCAAACGCAATCCTGACATGCTGGAGTTTGAGATTGGTATTTTCTTCTCTGGACTGACAAGAAGCCTTGTGAATTCGGATTATAATCTGCGTGTCTATGAGTGCAAGACGGCGGCTTGGAATATGCTGGCCTATACGGAACAGCCGCTGAAGACGTTTGACAAGACGTTCTTGCGGGATATTCCCAAGGCAACATTTGAAAAGACGAAGATCGCTATGCCAGCGAGGTTTGCTCGTCGTGCAGAACATTTTTATAGTGAGTACCGCCGTGTGCGTCAGGGAGTGACAGCATGGGAAACGGGCAATATGAAGCTGTTCGGAAAACTGTCATTTGACTCATGTGAAAGCAGCATCCATAACTATGAGTGTGGTTCACCTGAACTGATTGCTATATACGAGATTATGCGTCAGTTGCCAGGCGTGTATGGTGGTCGTTTCTCTGGCGCAGGCTTCAAAGGCGCTTGTATCGCCCTCGTAGATCCTGCCTATAAGGAGGATATTCAGAAGGTGCTCACAGAGAAGTATCTGGAACAGTTCCCCGAATATGAAAAAACATTCCAAGTGTTCTGGGTGAAGCCGGATGATGGGGCAAGATTTGTTGAAGATTGACAGTTATGAAGAATATAGTTATTGCAGCGGGATATGCAACGAGGTTAGGAGAGTTGACTAAGAACTTCCCAAAACCATTGCTGAAGATTGGAGAGAATACCATCTTGGGAAGGATGTTGGATGATATTGACAGTATTCCTGAGATTGATGAACATATCATTATTACGAATCATAAGTTCGCAGGTATCTTCGAAGATTGGAAGAAGGATTTGCATTATAGCAAGCCTATTACCATCGTTGATGATGGGACAGAGACTAATGACACTCGCCTAGGAGCTGTATGCGATTTGTTGTTTGCAATGGATAAACTCCAGATTGATGATGATTTGTTAGTAGTGGCAGCGGATAATCTGCTGTTTTTCTCGTTCCAAGAGTTTGTAGACTTCGCAAAAGAGAAACAGACGAGTTGCATCATGTGTCATGAGCAACCCTCGATAGAGAAACTTCAGCGCACGGGTGTGGTGGAACTTGATGAGAACCACCGGGTGCTGGGTATGGAAGAGAAACCGCAAGTGCCAAAGAGCCACTGGGCAGTACCACCTTTTTATATCTATCTAAAGAAGGATCTCGACTTGATACGTCATTCTGTTGAGGATGGCTGTGGCAAGGATGCACCAGGCAATCTCGCCCACTATATGGTGGAGCATACCACTATGCATGCTTGGCCCATGAGTGCCGGGCGTTTTGACATTGGTAGCCTCGATACGTATTACGAGGCCGTCGAGAAATACGGTAAGTAACGAAAACGATTTCATGAAGACAATATTAGTTACGGGAAGTGCCGGATTTATTGGTTCGAACTTGGTGCTACGTTTGTTCAAGGAACTGAGCGAAGGTACCATTGTGGGCTTGGATAATCTGAATGATTATTATGATCCTACACTGAAAGATTATCGCCTCAGTGTGATTGAAAAAGCTAAACCCTCCACGCTGAACTACGAGTTCGTTAAGGGCGATTTGGCTGACAAAGCACTGATTGATGGACTGTTTGAGAAGTACCACTTTGATGTGGTGGTGAACCTAGCTGCTCAGGCTGGTGTACGTTATAGCATCACCAATCCTGATGCCTATATACAGAGCAACATGATAGGCTTCTATAACATACTGGAGGCGTGCAGGCATAACCCTGTAGAGCATCTGGTATATGCTTCTTCAAGTTCTGTCTATGGTGGCAATAAAAAGGTGCCATTTAGCACGGATGACCGTGTGGATAATCCAGTGTCGCTCTACGCAGCCACCAAGAAAAGCAATGAGTTGTTTGCCCACTGCTATTCAAAGTTGTATGACATTCCCACAACAGGCTTGCGCTTTTTTACGGTATATGGCCCTGCCGGTCGTCCTGATATGGCATACTTCGGTTTTACCAACAAACTGCTGAAAGGCGAGACCATCCAGATATTCAACTACGGCAATTGCCGTCGTGACTTCACTTACGTCGATGATATCGTAGAGGGTGTTTATCGAGTGATGCAAGGTGCTCCAGAGCGCAAGAAGGGTGAAGATGGCCTGCCCATCCCTCCATATGCAGTCTATAACATAGGTGGTGGCCAGCCAGAGAACCTGCTGGATTTTGTAAACATCCTGCAAGAAGAATTGGTTCGTGCCGGTGTCCTTCCCCCAGATTTCGACTTCGAGGCACATAAGCAACTCGTCCCCATGCAGCCTGGTGATGTCCCCACCACCTATGCCGATGCTACAGCCCTAGAACGTGACTTCGGATTTACACCAAAGATAACGTTGAGGGAGGGATTGAGGAAGTTTGCGGAATGGTATAAGGAGTTCTATGGCCACAAATGATGGTAATCGAACGAATTTAGCAAGTAGCAAGATACAGACAAGTCGGTCATTGAGCTATTGGTTTGAGAGCAACTTCCAATAGTGATATGGCCACTTGTCGGTTTTAAGAAATGGATATCAAATGAACAACAGCGATTTGTCATCCAAACTTACACAGGTCATAGAGCAGATTCCAAAT from the Prevotella sp. E15-22 genome contains:
- a CDS encoding nucleotidyltransferase family protein, with the protein product MKNIVIAAGYATRLGELTKNFPKPLLKIGENTILGRMLDDIDSIPEIDEHIIITNHKFAGIFEDWKKDLHYSKPITIVDDGTETNDTRLGAVCDLLFAMDKLQIDDDLLVVAADNLLFFSFQEFVDFAKEKQTSCIMCHEQPSIEKLQRTGVVELDENHRVLGMEEKPQVPKSHWAVPPFYIYLKKDLDLIRHSVEDGCGKDAPGNLAHYMVEHTTMHAWPMSAGRFDIGSLDTYYEAVEKYGK
- a CDS encoding galactokinase family protein, coding for MEKYQFHIFSPYRVCPLGAHVDHQHGLVTGFAIDKGVDLWFNVRKDSTVKLTSRTFEGDVEFEIDKPSQVKEHHWGDYARGAKYALRKRFELKYGIEGVIQGSLPVGGLSSSAAVLIAYVMAFAKANDMILQPFEVVKIASEAEREYIGLNNGLLDQACIALGKKDGLLFLDCDSNDWRIIKRNPDMLEFEIGIFFSGLTRSLVNSDYNLRVYECKTAAWNMLAYTEQPLKTFDKTFLRDIPKATFEKTKIAMPARFARRAEHFYSEYRRVRQGVTAWETGNMKLFGKLSFDSCESSIHNYECGSPELIAIYEIMRQLPGVYGGRFSGAGFKGACIALVDPAYKEDIQKVLTEKYLEQFPEYEKTFQVFWVKPDDGARFVED
- a CDS encoding NAD-dependent epimerase/dehydratase family protein, with amino-acid sequence MKTILVTGSAGFIGSNLVLRLFKELSEGTIVGLDNLNDYYDPTLKDYRLSVIEKAKPSTLNYEFVKGDLADKALIDGLFEKYHFDVVVNLAAQAGVRYSITNPDAYIQSNMIGFYNILEACRHNPVEHLVYASSSSVYGGNKKVPFSTDDRVDNPVSLYAATKKSNELFAHCYSKLYDIPTTGLRFFTVYGPAGRPDMAYFGFTNKLLKGETIQIFNYGNCRRDFTYVDDIVEGVYRVMQGAPERKKGEDGLPIPPYAVYNIGGGQPENLLDFVNILQEELVRAGVLPPDFDFEAHKQLVPMQPGDVPTTYADATALERDFGFTPKITLREGLRKFAEWYKEFYGHK
- a CDS encoding DUF6016 domain-containing protein, translating into MLIDEQLFDILTRQARANPRLRQTMELRNSSENLSMWMFNVLFTIL
- a CDS encoding DUF4838 domain-containing protein, which encodes MNMIMRVLGVVMILLTAHNVIAANWLFKNGKSDYKIVVTSEASVSEQTAAKELQDYLYQISGTRLPITSDVNNLSNSIFVGYSSKVAELTGKPKPADDDEGFYYQSVGGNLLIWGGSQRGTMYGVFTFLEKELGVHWLAPDCTIVPQRKRWKLPLLNHHESPAIPYRYNFYYVTQNKPAWSAHNKENMRGPATNEYGNQEGYWSHHTMGRLIPVHEFYQSNPEYFSLREGKRLSQNEQLCLSNPDVLELCKQRLRKVMHDNSGYRIYSLSQNDNLNFCQCKQCTAIEDKYGGHSGLIVWFVNQVADAVREEFPDKYVGTFAYHYSRKPPVNIVPRENVVIRLCSAECCFAHPLLSGCPQNEGYESDLRGWAAIAPHLFIWDYIVDFAQYVAPWPNFHVLAPNIRAYRDNKAIGVFEEAQYQSLGAEFEEMKSWTVTQLLWNPDQDTDSLVSIFINGYYGKAAHRVMEYYNLCQSLVEPDVHFGFYIRENHAIYTDEFLHQSFALLDDARRLADSKDVSERVERVRMQPLFLQCMRHRDKSLQDGTWDELIMLMRKYNTRPREKQTLDDFVSHK
- a CDS encoding DegT/DnrJ/EryC1/StrS aminotransferase family protein — its product is MAERKRIYLCLAHMSEDGMEQKYVKEAFDTNWVVPLGPNVNGFEKDLEQFIVHSSEFTVRPALENKRVVALSAGTAAVHLGLLNCGVKPGDEVIVQSFTFCASTHPVTYLGATPVLVDSEPDTWNIDPELLEEAIKDRIAKTGKKPAAIVPVALYGMPYKADRIMEIANKYGIPVVEDAAEGFGSKYKGQVLGTFGKYGVLSFNGNKMITTSGGGALITANDDEWREIMMYATQYRESYPYYQHEKIGYNYRMSNICAGIGRGQMTVVNDHLAHHKHVQKMYEELLSDVPGVHVHSQPNNGDYDSNYWLCTITIDEDVKVKGQEDAYKTIVTGAVGGAAGVIHAAESAHTDCEPNANVEAMRVALDKAQIEARPVWKPMHKQPCYKDVPAYVNGVSEALFKVGMCLPAGPYVSDDDVKYIVETIKENIIG
- a CDS encoding VanZ family protein encodes the protein MRKEFKTYILSLINDIPHGFYEGALSILCVGLVVFLVWKGKQAGQYIARLILIEFTVLIYYSTIICRATKVSREYNFTLFWSYEKPELFVENIMNVVVFVPIGLLLGAGIKDLKWWYALLIGFCLSSLIEILQFVFKKGFAEFDDVMHNTIGCIVGYILVKGSRLMVKTSK